ACGGCCTGCTGCAGACGGCCCAGGGCATGCCGGTGCTGTCCAACCAGAACGGCCCCATCGACGTCCCGCCCAACGCGACGCTGACCATTGCGTCGGACGGCACGATCACGGCCATCGGCGCCGGCGACCCGCCCAACACCATCCTCAACCTGGGGACCATCAAGCTGGTCAGTCCGCCGCTGGCCTCGCTGGTGCACGGCGACGACGGCGTGTTCCGCCGCGTCGCGGCCAATGGCCAGCCGGCGCCGGCCATGCCCGCCGATCCGACCTTGCGCGTGATGCCCGGCGTGCTGGAAGGCAGCAATGCCAACGCCGCGTCCTCCATGGTCGGCATGATCGAGAATTCGCGGCGTTTCGAGATGCAGATGCAGGTCATCCGCGACGCGCAGACCAACGAGGACAAGGCCAACACCTTGCTCTCCGTCGGCTAAGTATTTCAGCAAAGCATATATCGTGACGCGGCTTTCGCGCCGCGCACCCAGGAGCCCTAAACACCATGCTACGTTCGCTGTGGATCGCCAAGACCGGCCTGGAAGGCCAGCAGACTTCGCTGGACGTCATTTCCAACAACCTGGCCAACGTCAACACCAATGGCTTCAAGCGCGGCCGGGCCGTGTTCCAGGACCTCATGTACCAGACGCTGCGCCAGCCCGGCGCGCAGGTCGGCGACGCGAACCAGCTGCCGTCGGGCCTGCAACTGGGCACCGGTACGCGCGTGGCCGCCACGGAACGCCTGCACACCGAAGGCAACCTGACCAACACCAGCGATCCCATGGACATCGCGATCCAGGGGCAGGGTTTCCTGAACGTCCAGCTGCCTGACGGCACGGACGCCTATACGCGCGACGGGTCGCTGCAGGTCGACCAGAACGGCCAGCTGACCACCGCCGGCGGCCTGGTGATCCAGCCGCCCATCAACGTGCCCAACAATGCGCTGTCGCTGACCATCGGCAAGGACGGCACCGTTTCGGTGACCCAGCCCGCCGCGCCCGGCACCAACGTGCAGATCGGCCAATTGCAGCTGGCCAATTTCATCAATCCCAACGGATTGCAGGCGGTCGGCGATAACCTGTACCTGGAAACGGACGCCTCGGGCGCGCCCAACATCGGCCAACCCACGGTGGACGGCCTGGGCAGCATCCTGCAGCAGTACGTCGAAACCTCCAACGTCAATGTCGCGGAGGAACTGGTGAACATGATCACCACCCAACGCGCCTACGAAATGAACAGCAAGGCAGTCGAAACGTCCGACCAGATGCTCGCCCGCCTGACCCAGCTTTGATGAAACGACCCATGCGCGCCGTGCTTTTCCTTCGTTCCGTGTTTTTCCTGGCGGTGGGCAAACCGGCCTGGCGCGGCGTGGCGGCGTCTTTCCTGTTGACCGCCGGACTGGCGGGTTGTTCGCTGGTGCCGCCCGAGCCGGTCGTGCTGGGGCCGACCACGGCCATGCCGCCCATGCCCACGGCGCCGACGCCCGTGCCGGATGGGTCCATCTACCAGCCCACCGTCTACGGCAACTACCCGCTGTTCGAGGATCGCCGTCCGCGCAACGTCGGCGACGTCGTGACGGTGGTGCTTGAAGAAAGAACCGCAGCCGCCAAGAACGTCGCGACCAATACGACGCGCACGTCCAGCACCGACAATTCCATCGCCGCTTCGCCGGGTTTCCTGGGCAGTTGGTTCAACGCCAAGCTCGATACGAATACCACCGGCAGCAATGTGAACAAGGGCGCGGGCGACAGCAGCGCCAACAATACCTTCACGGGCGTGCTGACGACCACGGTGGTCGGCGTCCTGCCGAATGGCAACCTGCAGGTGGCCGGCGAAAAGCAGATCGCGATCAATCGCGGCAGCGAATACATCCGTTTCTCCGGCGTGGTGGACCCGCGCTCGGTGACCGGGGTGAATACCGTGTCATCGACCCAGGTGGCCGACGCGCGCATCGAGTACCGCAGCAAGGGCGTCATGGACGAAGTCCAGACCATGGGCTGGCTGCAGCGCTTCTTCCTGATCGCGAACCCGTTCTAATTCCGATATGACTTATCTCACAGCCTATCCCGACGCGCTCCGCCGCCTGGCGGGGGCGCTGCTGGCGGGCGTGCTGCTGGCCGCGGCCGGCCTGGCGCATGCCGAGCGGCTGAAGGACCTGGCCAGCATCCAGGGCGTGCGGGGCAACCAGTTGATCGGCTACGGCCTCGTGGTCGGCCTGGACGGGACCGGCGACCAGGTGCGCCAGGCGCCGTTCACCCAGCAGAGCGTCACGAACATGCTGTCGCAGCTGGGCGTGACCATGCCGAACAACAGCAATATGCAGCTCAAGAACGTCGCGGCGGTCATGGTGACCATGAGCCTGCCGGCGTTCTCGCGGCCCGGGCAGACCTTCGACGTCAACGTGTCGTCGATGGGCAACGCCAAGAGCCTGCGTGGCGGCACCCTGTTGCTGACGCCGATGAAGGGCGCCGATGGCCAGGTCTATGCCCTGGCCCAGGGCAATATCCTGGTCGGTGGCGCGGGTGCGTCCGCCGGCGGATCGAGCGTGCAGATCAACCAGTTGAACGGCGGCCGCATCAGCAACGGCGCCGTCGTCGAGCGCGGCGTGCCAACGACCTTCGCGCGCAACGGCAATATGTTCGTGGAGCTGAACGAGCTGGATTTCGGCACCGCTCAGAACGTCGCGGCCGCCTTGAACCGGCATTTCGGCGGCGGCGTGTCGCAGGTCGTCGACGGCCGGACGATACGCGTGCAGGCGCCCACCGATCCGGCCGCTCAGGCCGCCTTCATTTCGCAGATGGAAAACCTGCAGGTGACGCGCGCGCCGGCCACCGCCAAGGTCATCGTCAACGCCCGTACCGGTTCGGTGGTGATGAACCGCACCGTGATGCTGGAAGAATCCGCCGTCGCCCATGGCAACCTGTCGGTGGTGGTCAACCAGACCAATGCGGTGTCACAGCCCAACACCCCGTTCGGCGGCGGCCAGACCGTCGTGGTGCCGAACACGCAGATCGACGTCCGCCAGGAAAACGGCTCCCTGCAGCACGTGCGCACCAGCGCCAACCTGGCCGACGTGGTGCGGGCGCTCAACGCCCTGGGCGCCACGCCGCAGGATCTGCTGGCCATCCTGCAAGCCATGCAGACGGCCGGCGCCTTGCGCGCCGAGCTGGAGATCATCTAAGCCATGGCGCTCGGCTCCTCCCACACCGCAGGCGCCGGCCAGCCCTCCATTTTCGATTTCGGCTCGCTGTCCAGCCTGCATCGCGACGTGACCACCCAGCCGGGCTCCGCCGAGAAGCAGGCCGAGGTGGCGCGCCAGTTCGAAGCCGTCTACATCCAGATGCTGCTCAAGCAGATGCGCCAGGCCACCATGAAAAGCGGCCTGCTCGATTCCAACGAGTCGCAGATGATGCAATCCATGGCCGACCAGCAGCTGGCGCTGCAACTGGCCAATCCCGGCATCGGGCTGGCGCAGTCGCTGCTGAAGCAGATGCAGGCTAACCTGCCCGGGGCTAACCAGCCCGCCGCCGGACAGGATGGCGCGGCGCAGGACGGCGGCGCCCAGGATGGCGCCCAGGCCATGAAGCCCCTGGACCTGGCCGCCCGCACGGTGACCTCCGGATCGTCGAACCCGGAAATCGCCGCCCTGCTGCGCGTGCTGCGGCGGGGCGGGGCATCCGACCGCGCTTTGGCCGCGGCGGAGGGCGCGCCCGACCATGTGGTGGACTTCGTCGCCCAGATGGCGCCGGCCGCGAAAGCCGCGGAACGCCAGAGCGGCGTGCCGGCCCGCCTGATCCTGGGCCAGGCCGCCCTGGAATCCGGCTGGGGCCAGCGCGAGATCCGTTACCCCGACGGCCGCACCAGCTACAACCTGTTCGGCATCAAGGCCGGCGACAGCTGGAAGGGCAAAACGGTCAATGTCCTGACCACCGAATACGAGAACGGCACGCCACGCAAGGTCACGCAGGCGTTCCGCGCCTACAACTCCTACGAGGAATCCTTCGCCGACTACGCGCGCCTGCTGGGCACCAATCCGCGCTACGACGCGGTCGCCGACGCGCGCGACGAAATCGACGCGGCCCGCCGCATCCAGGCAGCCGGCTATGCCACCGACCCCCGTTACGCGGACAAGCTGATCGGCGTCATGGGACAGCTGCAGGGCGCCGGGCGGCTGGCCAAGGTGTCCGACGCGACCGGCCTGGACGGCAAGGCAGAGCTGCTGGGCAGTGATTTCGAGGGCGCCGGAGACCCCTAGGACAGGGAAACGCGGCGGCCGCACTGCCGGCGCCGAGCATCACCTTGCATTTCATTAAGTTTCGAACGCGCTTGCCGTTAAGCCAATATCCAGACGTTTCAACACGGTTATTCGAGAGGCATCCCGACCATGAGTTTGTACAGCCTGGGCCTGAGTGGTCTGAATGCGGCGCAAGCGGGGTTGACCACCACCGGCCATAACATCGACAACTCCACGACGGACGGCTACAACCGCCAGCGCGTGCTGACGTCGACGGCGGGCTCGACGCCCAGTTCGGCCGGCTTCTACGGCCGTGGGGTGCAGGTCGACACGGTGCAGCGCCAGTACGACAGCTTCCTGTACAAGCAACTGGTCGGCTCGCAGAGCACCAGCTCCTCGTACTCGACCTACCTGGACCAGGTCACCCAGATCGACAACATGATGGGTGACGAGACAGTGGGCATCTCCCCGGCGCTGGCGGATTTCTTCGCCAGCGTGAATGCCGTGGCCAGCAAGCCGGCGGATGCCGCCACGCGGCAGGACCTGATCGGCAAGGGCCAGGCCCTGGTATCGCAGATCAATTCCGCCTATCAGGACCTGCAGACCCAGCGCGACGGCCTGAACCAGCAGATCAGCCAGACGGTCAATTCCGTCAACGGTTACCTGAACCAGATCAACAAGCTGAACCAGGAAATCGTGGTGGCTCGCGGCCAGGGCGGCGGCAATGCGCCCAACGACCTGCTGGATCAGCGCGACCAGCTGCTGTCGGAACTGTCGAAGACGGTGGGCATCCGCTATACCACCCAGGGCGACACGGTCAGTATTTCGCTGGAGTCCGGCCAGGCCTTGCTCTCGGGCACGACGGTTTACTCCCTGCAGGCCATTCCGTCGGCCGCGGACCCGACCCGCACGGTGGTGGCCTACAACCTGCCGTCCGGCCCGGGCGGGGCCACGACCCCGGTCGAACTCAACGACGCCAAGCTCACCAACGGCACCCTGGGCGGCCTGCTGCAGTTCCGTTCGAACTCGCTGGACGTGGTGCAGAACCAGCTGGGCCAGATGGCCGCCGGGCTGGCGGTGACCTTCAATGCGCTGCACCAGCAGGGCGTCGACCTGCAGGGCAATGCCGGCGGTGACTTCTTTTCGCTGCCGTCGTCCACCGCGCTGACGGGCGCCAAGAACACGGGCAATGGCAGCCTGACGGCGACCTACACCGACGCCAGCCAGCTGACCGCCAACGACTACAAGATCACCTACGACGGCACCAACTATACGGTCACGCGCCTGCCGGACAACACCTCGGTGACGGCGACGCCCACGGGCACGCCGCCCACCGCGCTGGATTTCGACGGGCTGACGGTCAGCATCACCGGTACGCCGAACGCCGGCGACAACTGGACGCTGCAACCTACCCGCAACGCGGCGCGCGACCTGGGGATGGCGATCACCGATCCGGCCAAGATCGCCGCGTCCAGCACCACGAATCCGGGCTCGGCCAACGGCGACAACGCCCTGGCCCTGGCCAAGCTGCAGACCACGCGCAACCTGGCGGGCGGTTCGCTGAGCGTGACCGACCTGTTCTCGCAGATCGTCAACAACGTCGGCCAGCAGACCGCCGACGCCAAGGCCAACGACAAGGCGCAGACGTCCGTCGTCAACCAGCGCACGGCGAACAATGCATCGATTTCGGGCGTGAACCTGAACGAAGAGTACGTGAATCTTTCGCAGTACCAGGAGCAGTATCAGGCCGCCGCCAAGATCATCGACGTGGCGAGCACCGTCTTCGACGCCTTGCTGGGCCTGAAGTAATCCTGCCACCCGTATCAAGATAAAGCGCATCCGGAGTAACACAGCATGATCCGCCTGAGCACCTCGACGATTTACCAGAGTGGCCTGAACGGCATTCTGAAGAACGAGTCGGACGTCAACTACCTGCAACAGCAGCTCAGTTCCGGCCGTCGCGTCGTGACGCCTTCGGACGAT
This genomic interval from Bordetella genomosp. 8 contains the following:
- the flgJ gene encoding flagellar assembly peptidoglycan hydrolase FlgJ; the protein is MALGSSHTAGAGQPSIFDFGSLSSLHRDVTTQPGSAEKQAEVARQFEAVYIQMLLKQMRQATMKSGLLDSNESQMMQSMADQQLALQLANPGIGLAQSLLKQMQANLPGANQPAAGQDGAAQDGGAQDGAQAMKPLDLAARTVTSGSSNPEIAALLRVLRRGGASDRALAAAEGAPDHVVDFVAQMAPAAKAAERQSGVPARLILGQAALESGWGQREIRYPDGRTSYNLFGIKAGDSWKGKTVNVLTTEYENGTPRKVTQAFRAYNSYEESFADYARLLGTNPRYDAVADARDEIDAARRIQAAGYATDPRYADKLIGVMGQLQGAGRLAKVSDATGLDGKAELLGSDFEGAGDP
- the flgG gene encoding flagellar basal-body rod protein FlgG, which gives rise to MLRSLWIAKTGLEGQQTSLDVISNNLANVNTNGFKRGRAVFQDLMYQTLRQPGAQVGDANQLPSGLQLGTGTRVAATERLHTEGNLTNTSDPMDIAIQGQGFLNVQLPDGTDAYTRDGSLQVDQNGQLTTAGGLVIQPPINVPNNALSLTIGKDGTVSVTQPAAPGTNVQIGQLQLANFINPNGLQAVGDNLYLETDASGAPNIGQPTVDGLGSILQQYVETSNVNVAEELVNMITTQRAYEMNSKAVETSDQMLARLTQL
- a CDS encoding flagellar basal body rod protein FlgF, with translation MDRVIYTAMNGAVRINEEQAVLTNNMANVNTPGFRAQMAMYRSVPVNDGTSLPTRVSTVAATPRNDFAPGVMDATGRDLDIAVTGDGWIAVQTPQGEAYTRAGDLQVGVNGLLQTAQGMPVLSNQNGPIDVPPNATLTIASDGTITAIGAGDPPNTILNLGTIKLVSPPLASLVHGDDGVFRRVAANGQPAPAMPADPTLRVMPGVLEGSNANAASSMVGMIENSRRFEMQMQVIRDAQTNEDKANTLLSVG
- the flgK gene encoding flagellar hook-associated protein FlgK, with translation MSLYSLGLSGLNAAQAGLTTTGHNIDNSTTDGYNRQRVLTSTAGSTPSSAGFYGRGVQVDTVQRQYDSFLYKQLVGSQSTSSSYSTYLDQVTQIDNMMGDETVGISPALADFFASVNAVASKPADAATRQDLIGKGQALVSQINSAYQDLQTQRDGLNQQISQTVNSVNGYLNQINKLNQEIVVARGQGGGNAPNDLLDQRDQLLSELSKTVGIRYTTQGDTVSISLESGQALLSGTTVYSLQAIPSAADPTRTVVAYNLPSGPGGATTPVELNDAKLTNGTLGGLLQFRSNSLDVVQNQLGQMAAGLAVTFNALHQQGVDLQGNAGGDFFSLPSSTALTGAKNTGNGSLTATYTDASQLTANDYKITYDGTNYTVTRLPDNTSVTATPTGTPPTALDFDGLTVSITGTPNAGDNWTLQPTRNAARDLGMAITDPAKIAASSTTNPGSANGDNALALAKLQTTRNLAGGSLSVTDLFSQIVNNVGQQTADAKANDKAQTSVVNQRTANNASISGVNLNEEYVNLSQYQEQYQAAAKIIDVASTVFDALLGLK
- a CDS encoding flagellar basal body P-ring protein FlgI, coding for MTYLTAYPDALRRLAGALLAGVLLAAAGLAHAERLKDLASIQGVRGNQLIGYGLVVGLDGTGDQVRQAPFTQQSVTNMLSQLGVTMPNNSNMQLKNVAAVMVTMSLPAFSRPGQTFDVNVSSMGNAKSLRGGTLLLTPMKGADGQVYALAQGNILVGGAGASAGGSSVQINQLNGGRISNGAVVERGVPTTFARNGNMFVELNELDFGTAQNVAAALNRHFGGGVSQVVDGRTIRVQAPTDPAAQAAFISQMENLQVTRAPATAKVIVNARTGSVVMNRTVMLEESAVAHGNLSVVVNQTNAVSQPNTPFGGGQTVVVPNTQIDVRQENGSLQHVRTSANLADVVRALNALGATPQDLLAILQAMQTAGALRAELEII
- a CDS encoding flagellar basal body L-ring protein FlgH, with amino-acid sequence MRAVLFLRSVFFLAVGKPAWRGVAASFLLTAGLAGCSLVPPEPVVLGPTTAMPPMPTAPTPVPDGSIYQPTVYGNYPLFEDRRPRNVGDVVTVVLEERTAAAKNVATNTTRTSSTDNSIAASPGFLGSWFNAKLDTNTTGSNVNKGAGDSSANNTFTGVLTTTVVGVLPNGNLQVAGEKQIAINRGSEYIRFSGVVDPRSVTGVNTVSSTQVADARIEYRSKGVMDEVQTMGWLQRFFLIANPF